From the genome of Vicia villosa cultivar HV-30 ecotype Madison, WI linkage group LG2, Vvil1.0, whole genome shotgun sequence, one region includes:
- the LOC131647991 gene encoding flavonol synthase/flavanone 3-hydroxylase-like → MAEVYSSYILSTENRPNFSTFVEVDKIPIIDLSQTSQENLISEIRKACEEWGFFHVINHGVSSDLINKVANETKNFFGLSMEEKKKLKRDAINATGYHDAEHTNLTRDWKEVYDCLIYDGIQVPCTDDPNDSDLWTLTNHWPQSLPHFRETMKEYGGEVEKLSFKLLELISLSLGLAGDKFFDCHNNQLSLVRLNYYPPCPFPDMALGIGPHKDPCVLTILAQDDTGGLQVKKNSVGGWVNIKPVPGALVVNLGDVFQVWSNDKYDSAVHRAVVSSEKERYSYPFFFFPGHHVMVQPAEELVSEKNPAKYKPYNFGKYYANRTHHDFNKEEVAGKEIYDFKTSD, encoded by the exons ATGGCAGAAGTATATTCATCTTACATACTATCCACAGAAAATCGTCCCAACTTCTCTACCTTTGTGGAAGTTGATAAAATTCCCATCATCGACCTCTCACAAACTAGCCAAGAAAATCTCATTTCAGAGATTCGCAAGGCGTGTGAAGAATGGGGATTTTTTCATGTAATCAATCATGGAGTTTCCTCTGATCTTATCAATAAGGTTGCTAACGAGACCAAAAATTTTTTTGGTCTAAGTATGGAGGAAAAAAAGAAACTGAAAAGAGATGCTATTAATGCAACAGGATATCATGATGCCGAGCATACTAATCTGACCAGAGACTGGAAAGAGGTTTATGATTGTCTTATTTATGATGGAATACAAGTCCCTTGTACTGATGATCCAAATGACTCAGACCTGTGGACTCTAACAAATCACTGGCCTCAATCCCTTCCACATTTTAG GGAAACTATGAAGGAATATGGTGGAGAAGTAGAAAAACTATCTTTCAAGTTGTTGGAGTTAATTTCATTGAGCTTAGGCTTAGCTGGTGACAAATTCTTTGACTGCCACAACAATCAACTAAGCCTTGTGAGGCTCAATTACTATCCTCCATGCCCTTTCCCTGATATGGCACTTGGAATCGGTCCTCACAAGGATCCTTGCGTCTTGACTATTCTTGCACAAGATGATACTGGAGGTTTACAAGTTAAGAAAAATTCAGTTGGGGGTTGGGTTAATATTAAACCGGTTCCTGGTGCATTGGTTGTCAATCTGGGTGATGTTTTTCAG GTTTGGAGCAATGACAAGTATGACAGTGCAGTACACAGGGCTGTAGTAAGCTCAGAGAAAGAAAGATATTCTTATCCATTCTTCTTTTTTCCAGGTCACCATGTTATGGTGCAGCCTGCCGAAGAGCTTGTGAGTGAGAAAAATCCTGCAAAATACAAACCATACAACTTTGGCAAATATTACGCTAATAGAACCCACCATGATTTCAACAAAGAAGAGGTTGCCGGTAAAGAAATTTATGACTTCAAGACTTCGGATTag
- the LOC131647992 gene encoding uncharacterized protein LOC131647992, whose protein sequence is MARRSSGGRSARPTPRAAPARPAPANHAPPPANVQSGGGSMLSGIGSTIAQGMAFGGGSAVAHRAVDAVMGPRTIQHETVVSEAAAAAPAPTANSFGGDACNIQSKAFQDCLNNYGSEISRCQFYLDMLSECRKNSGSSLSM, encoded by the exons ATGGCTCGCCGTAGCTCCGGTG GAAGATCTGCTCGTCCTACTCCACGTGCTGCACCAGCTCGCCCCGCTCCAG CCAACCATGCTCCTCCTCCAGCTAATGTTCAGAGCGGCGGTGGATCTATGCTTAGTGGTATTGGTTCAACCATAGCTCAAG GTATGGCTTTTGGCGGTGGAAGTGCAGTGGCACACAGGGCTGTGGACGCTGTTATGGGTCCTCGCACTATTCAACATGAAACTGTAGTTAGTGAGGCTGCGGCTGCTGCCCCTGCACCAACTGCCAACTCTTTTGGTGGTGATGCATGCAATATTCAATCAAAGGCTTTCCAGGAT TGCCTGAACAATTATGGAAGTGAGATAAGCAGGTGCCAGTTTTACTTGGATATGCTATCAGAATGCAGAAAGAACTCTGGATCCTCATTGAGCATGTAA